The Alkalihalobacillus sp. LMS6 genomic interval AGCTGCTGAACTGTCTGCACCGAAAGCCGGAATCGTGAAAGAAATTTTAGCGAAACAAGGGGAGACGGTAACGGTCGGCACGACATTAATTGTATTAGAAACTAGTGTCGATCAAGCAATTCCTGTTAAAGACGAAAAAAAGCAACCAGTTGCTTCATCAGCATCATCAAATGAAAAGCAGCCATCCTCCACTCTTCGGCGAGTGCTGGCGTCACCTTACACAAGAAAAATTGCTCGTGATCATGAGATTAACATTGAAGATGTAAAGGGAACAGGGGTAAATGGTCGCGTCATTGATGAGGATTTGTATGCCGTTTTAGAAGGTTATAAAAGGAAACAACCAACGGCTAAAAAAGAAATGGATAAAAAACCGTCGCCTGATCTCCGTTCTAGCTCGTATTTTACATCTGGTAAAGAGTCATCCGAACGAACGATTCCATATACAGGGCGAAGAAAACAAATCGCGACTAAGATGGCTGAATCGGTTTACACGATTCCCCATGTAACGCATTTTGAAGAGGCCAACTTGACTGACTTGATGGAATGGCGAGCAGCATGTAGAGAAGCTGGAATGACGTTTTCCCTAGGCGCTTACTTTATTAAGGCGCTTGTCTTAGCGTTAAAAGATCATCCGATTTTCAATTCGGTTCTAGATGAGAAAAACGGCGTCATCCGACTGCAAGATTTTTATAATATCGGCCTAGCTACAAATGCACCAGATGGACTGATTGTGCCAGTCTTAAAAAATGCTGATCAGAAATCCATAATTCAGATTGATAAAGAAATGAAAGAGCTCACGCGGAAAGCACAAGATAATGAGCTTAAAGGCGACGACCTTCGCGGCGGTACGTTTACAGTTAGCAATGTCGGTCCACTCGGTAGCACTGGGGCGACACCAATTATTAACGCTCCACAGACAGCGTTGCTTGCGATTCACAAAACAAAGCGTCGTCCGGTTGTGACGAAAGAGGATCAGCTTGCGATCGGGGACGTGATGACCATGTCGATGTCATTTGATCACCGAATTGCTGATGGTGCCCAAGCGGTTGCGTTTACAAATCGATGGGTGGAGTTATTGGAAGATCCAAAGCGCCTCATATTGGAGTTGGTTTAAATGGTCGTAGGAGAATTTGTGCAAGAACGTCAATTAATCGTGATTGGTGGTGGACCTGGTGGGTATCATGCTGCGATTCGAGCGGCTCAACTCGGTATAGACGTCACATTGATTGAAAAAAATCAGCTAGGCGGCATTTGTTTAAATGAAGGGTGTATCCCATCAAAAGTTGTCACACAGGCGGCAGAACGGTGGCAACAAACCTTAAAAGGAAGCAAGCTAGGCATTCCAACTCAACAGGAGTCATTTCAATGGGACGTCCTCGTTTCTCATCAACAGACTGTTGTGAAGCAATTGCGGCAAGGCGTCGAGCAACTTTGCAAAACGAACAAAATTGAACATGTTATTGGTGAGGCAAGTTTTATGACAGAAAATCGCATTGGCGTTACAAATGACCATCAATTTGACGTATATCAATTTCAGCATGCGATTATTGCGACTGGTCACCAACCATTGTTAACGGAAAAAGATGAGCGCCTGCTCAGTCCATACTCACTGTTCCAACTCAAAGAGCTACCAGCATCACTCGTGCTCGTAGGTCACAAACCTTACGTTTTAGAAGCAGCGTTCGCCTATCAAACAGTAGGTGTCGATGTGACACTTTTACTAGATAATCCTCTGTCATTAGAACCTGCCATTGAAAAAGAGCTGCTTCGTTCAGCAAAAAAAGCAGGCATTACTGTAAAAAAAGAGATCACCGTTGAACAGGTAACGGTTGAAGAGGATCATGTAACGATTGTTTTTATGAAAAATGAACGGCAAGAAGATATTCAAGCTACGTATGCGTACTGTTCACCTAAGTGGAAAGCGAATACGGATGAATTAAGCCTTAATCGTGTAGGCGTTGAAACCGATGGGGATGGCTACATCACAGTATCTGAATCGTTCGAAACAACTTTAGCAAATGTCTATGCGATTGGCGATGTCAATCGTGAAGCCGATTTAGCAACTGCCGCAATCAAGCAAGGCAAGGTGGTCGCGGAATGGCTAGCAGGCAAGAAGTCAGAGTGGGATCCGACTTTCTTGGCTACTGTTTACCGCACGCAACCGCCTATTGCCACAGTAGGATGGACGGTAAGCGAAGCAAAAGCAAAAGGGGTAAATGCGGTTGTCGGCTCAGCACCTGTTCGTAGCAACGGCTTTGGGATGCTTAATCAATCACAAGATGGGGTAATGGTTATTGTAAAAGAGGAACGTACAGATGAAGTCATTGGCATGCAGATCATTGCCGATGGCGCA includes:
- a CDS encoding dihydrolipoamide acetyltransferase family protein, with the translated sequence MVEVKLHDIGEGMTEGEVLHFFVNVGDEVKMDQPLLEVQTDKVAAELSAPKAGIVKEILAKQGETVTVGTTLIVLETSVDQAIPVKDEKKQPVASSASSNEKQPSSTLRRVLASPYTRKIARDHEINIEDVKGTGVNGRVIDEDLYAVLEGYKRKQPTAKKEMDKKPSPDLRSSSYFTSGKESSERTIPYTGRRKQIATKMAESVYTIPHVTHFEEANLTDLMEWRAACREAGMTFSLGAYFIKALVLALKDHPIFNSVLDEKNGVIRLQDFYNIGLATNAPDGLIVPVLKNADQKSIIQIDKEMKELTRKAQDNELKGDDLRGGTFTVSNVGPLGSTGATPIINAPQTALLAIHKTKRRPVVTKEDQLAIGDVMTMSMSFDHRIADGAQAVAFTNRWVELLEDPKRLILELV
- a CDS encoding NAD(P)/FAD-dependent oxidoreductase, with amino-acid sequence MVVGEFVQERQLIVIGGGPGGYHAAIRAAQLGIDVTLIEKNQLGGICLNEGCIPSKVVTQAAERWQQTLKGSKLGIPTQQESFQWDVLVSHQQTVVKQLRQGVEQLCKTNKIEHVIGEASFMTENRIGVTNDHQFDVYQFQHAIIATGHQPLLTEKDERLLSPYSLFQLKELPASLVLVGHKPYVLEAAFAYQTVGVDVTLLLDNPLSLEPAIEKELLRSAKKAGITVKKEITVEQVTVEEDHVTIVFMKNERQEDIQATYAYCSPKWKANTDELSLNRVGVETDGDGYITVSESFETTLANVYAIGDVNREADLATAAIKQGKVVAEWLAGKKSEWDPTFLATVYRTQPPIATVGWTVSEAKAKGVNAVVGSAPVRSNGFGMLNQSQDGVMVIVKEERTDEVIGMQIIADGAAELIVAATVGLELGMRDEDLIFPMYPHPSIGEVMMEAAEDLQAAAVHKPPVKKKAENV